The DNA sequence gacgAATGGtattgtaaagtgttgaaaagtcatacgtttttataaataaatgaaatcatATTTGGTGTACAAGTCAATTGTGAATGTGGTTCTTCACGGTGGCTGAAATACAGTTTTATCAGTTCCTCCTTTCTCATACACTGATAAATGTCATCTCATTTTATAGACAGACGAGATAACAACTTTTACTTTTCATTATTACGACTTTCTTAAATCGACAACCTCGCATGCgaaaggtcggggttcgaatcccggccgcgacaaatctaagtcgttaaaacaggtagtgacagttccatcgccaaacgcctggcaacaggtgtgaatgtcacgggtcctcggagatgaccttaaaaacggatattccgtggtacgctaaagaaccctcactgctaaatGGCCGTAAGTACCAAACAAAGGCGTAAATTTGaggcccttcaccggtcttggtgaagtctccatatgagtgaaacattctcgagagagacgttaaacaagatacaatcaatcttcaATCCAATTTACGAGTTTATCTCGTTATCGAGATATTTTATCTCCTTATAACGACGTTCTCAAGTCGATTTACGACTTTTTATCTCGTTAATTGCGACTTTTTATTATATCTCACAATTAAGGCTCTATTATCGTAATTACGACtgttctttcttttcttttctttccatGTTCCTAATTTGACCCCTTCCAAACTTTCTAAATGATATCACCATTCGTTAggttaaaaaatattaaatacataatcataaaaacaaaattattataatgaacGTTTTAAAGAAATACTAAAAACAAGCTCAGGCAACAATAGCATTGAATTCAAATAATTACAAGTAATGGAAAGGGTGAATGTAACAAACAGCGATCTACGATTATTTACACATCAACACACAAAGCACTAATACAATCTACAGATTAGTATGGACAAATTTTAGGAAGTAGTTATGACACACATGcaaccaacccccccccccccctcctcttaATAGCATGGATGTACAAATACACAAACTGACATGTAAGTATCATAATAAATGTACTCATTTAGGTGTTTGATGTTTCTCGTTCACAATTCACGACCAGAAAACCATTGCTCTACAACGTATGTCATATCATGCTCATTGAAGAattttaatatacatgcataGTTTCAGGATAATAAATGCAAAACCAGGTATGGAAGAGAAATATGGAAAAACGTATTTGCATAATCTTCGATTTCAAGGAAAATAACGGAAAAACATGCAAAACCCAAAACAAACATACCTCTTGCGTTTGAAAGTTCTCTAGATATCCGTACAGAGAAAAGATGtcaataatttgaaatatttttctatcCCTGGGATATAAGTAAATAATACAAATCTACGGAGAGTACTCGCATGCATCTATTTTCATAGAATGAATAGTAAATATATTAGGATATCTTACATACTTGTAGTATGATTAGATAGAAATTGATATCTACACAGAAAATCTACACAAGAAGCTGTTTGATGTGCCTCCTCGTGACTGAACAAGAATAAACATTTTATGCCGTGTGTGCGCCGCTAATTAGCTATATCCTGTGCTACGTAGCTGTTCTTTTTCAGTTGCCTGCAGTGCTACGAAACCACTTACTCATTTTCCTTCTCCAAAATTTAATATTATACTAGGGAAGAAATTGTATTAACATGTTAACATAACTATATATTACACTGGTATATCATATACATGATTATCACTCTGACATGACATCAAGATTTTGACAACAGTGATTGATATGATTAATTCACTCTTTGTTAGATTTCACTCTTCAGTAAAATCACTGTGAAACATTTATTGCATAGAGAGTTAAAAATTTTAATGCCAATTTCTTATGAATGTTTTTCCAATATTCAATTTGGAATCATTTACCTGAAGTCGATAGAACCGTCCTTGTTCTTATCTAGTGATTCCATCAGGATCTCAAGCTGTCGTATACTAATCTTAACACCAGCTTTctatatagagaaaaaataataaaatttatttcttagtCTTCGTTTAAAACTTTGGTAAGAACTTCATGCCATTTATGTTTCTTACTAGGAAGCaaggacattttttttttaaatcattatattCCTGCAagtatatattatattactTTGATTCCCATGATGAACTCTTCTTTAGAAATGAATTGGTTCCCGTCCCGGTCGAAATCATTGAACAGGTCCACCAGTCTATAGCCAGCCTCTTTACAATATTCAATGAGTAGTGACATTGGATCTCGCCGGAAGTCGCGGAATGGATCATACCTAATTGAACTGAAGTCAAAAACTTCGCCCACCACATTCCCAAAGTGAACCGTTAAGATCCTTTCCTTTTCTAAACTTTCTTGTAGCTCCTTAAAAGCCGGCGTCACCAAGACATCCTAAAGATGAGAATGCGTTGCAAAAATATAATGCAACTGGCTATATCATACATGAAGCTCAAAACGTAAATATTGTTGTAAAAAACATAATGATTAGATTTCCTTGCACTTAACTTCATCTGTTTTGACAGcagaatttaaaaatctttaccgATAAATCTAGAACACGAATTTCGCTCATGTCATTTTTGGAAATGACTTGCAGAAGTTGAAAGGGTCCATCTCCCCCCAAAGGATTGGAAGCCATCTGTTGGTAATAATAAATCAATTCTTAATTATAAtgcttgaaatttttttaattttttaaaaaacaaaatagacTCTGCTTTGTAGTTCTTGTCTCACGAAAACCTGAAATACAGTACAACTCGAAGACAGGGAGCGCAGATATATGTTGGTATGATAAATACTAtctaaaatttacatttctgaTTGTCATTTATGATCGGATTCCAACATTGATATCGTTTCTGTTCCCATCACTTGAGCAACTTGCGTCtcaaaaatacataatttctcATACCTTTTATATGAAACgtgtatgtatacatacatgtacgtcttttaagaaatgaatatcaCCCGAATTTTCTGTGACAAGATTCTCTTACCCTGAGGACTTTCAGGGTATCGTTATGCTGCAGACCCTGACTAATAGCCACTGCCCCGGCCTCGGGGATCCGGTTGTGGCTGAGGTCTAGTTCTAGTAGTGTTCGGTTATTCTTCAGGGCTTTTCCCATTGCTTCACTTCCATCTTGCGCAAAACCATTCATTGCTAGATTCAGTACTCTTAAACCATAgttttcctacaatttacaaAGTAAGGTCAATGAATGTCAAAACCATTCATTACTAGATTCCCTTAgttttcctacaatttacaaAGTAAGGTCAATGAATGTCAAAACCATTCATTACTAGATTCCCTTAgttttcctacaatttacaaAGTAAGGTCAATCAATGCCAAAAACATTAAAGCAATATTATGATTATAACAATTGGTTTTACCTTGTtgtgaacaatttttaaaagaacatgTCACCATTAAAGACCTACAACATTTCCATTGCGACAGTActattttaggaaaatattttcGTGGCAGTTGACAAACAGcttttgatatttcaatattagtgaaagattctcaaagagacgttaaacaacaacAGTCAATCAATGGATGTACCTGAACGCCCTCTGCTATACCAACAGCGCCTCTGGTTCTGAGGTGATTCCAGCTGAGATCGACAGTCTCTAGCGTTTCATTTGTGATCAATACCTCACGAAGCCATCCTGCTGCCCTCTCTTCAAACTTATTGTTGGCAAGGTACAAGTGTTTGATGGAGGAATTTTTCTACGAATATAATCATTACATTGTCGAAGTTTTCCTGCATGAAAAGTGTACGAAATGATTTACCATTCGGACACTTTGACTTGGTCGTAGATATCTGTCGTCAACTTcgaaactttttttaaaaatatctctataTATTATT is a window from the Ostrea edulis chromosome 5, xbOstEdul1.1, whole genome shotgun sequence genome containing:
- the LOC125651878 gene encoding leucine-rich repeat-containing protein 74B-like isoform X3; the encoded protein is MTDVIKNSSEKDFEDENDRRGSEMSLDSSTSSSKKRPSLRGSAKFKRIPSAANSNSSMEDKMLALNALLSDSLLITEFPERNGQISTNGKTDTDDDDTLKDEFGEDLSDDDFEELPEDGRSSRDVDYDTDLDMDYDEWINEAKREIENDKTGEKKYLHICEETGVIPASHFLNHIQEKEFSMKYHGLGPNGAKAIAWPLKTNKIIEKINLEGNWIEAEGSIYLAKMLKNNIYVTELHLAENKIGNEGAEAISDMLQKNDMIYSLDLSGNDIEDYGAEKLCRMLLKNSSIKHLYLANNKFEERAAGWLREVLITNETLETVDLSWNHLRTRGAVGIAEGVQENYGLRVLNLAMNGFAQDGSEAMGKALKNNRTLLELDLSHNRIPEAGAVAISQGLQHNDTLKVLRMASNPLGGDGPFQLLQVISKNDMSEIRVLDLSDVLVTPAFKELQESLEKERILTVHFGNVVGEVFDFSSIRYDPFRDFRRDPMSLLIEYCKEAGYRLVDLFNDFDRDGNQFISKEEFIMGIKKAGVKISIRQLEILMESLDKNKDGSIDFRELSNAREQWFSGREL